One Fusobacterium nucleatum genomic window carries:
- the rpsG gene encoding 30S ribosomal protein S7, producing the protein MSRRRAAVKRDVLPDSRYSDKVVTKVINSIMLDGKKSIAEGIFYSAMDLIKEKTGQEGYDIFKQALENIKPQIEVRSRRIGGATYQVPVEVKADRQQTLAIRWLTTYTRARKEYGMIEKLAAELIAAANNEGATIKKKEDTYKMAEANRAFAHYRV; encoded by the coding sequence ATGTCAAGAAGAAGAGCTGCGGTAAAAAGAGATGTTTTACCTGATTCAAGATACTCTGATAAAGTTGTTACTAAAGTAATTAACTCAATAATGCTAGATGGGAAAAAATCAATAGCTGAAGGAATATTCTACTCAGCAATGGATTTAATAAAAGAAAAAACTGGTCAAGAAGGATATGATATTTTCAAACAAGCATTAGAAAATATTAAACCTCAAATAGAAGTTAGATCTAGAAGAATTGGAGGAGCTACTTACCAAGTTCCAGTTGAAGTTAAAGCTGATAGACAACAAACACTTGCTATAAGATGGTTAACTACTTATACAAGAGCAAGAAAAGAATATGGAATGATAGAAAAACTTGCAGCAGAATTAATTGCAGCAGCAAATAATGAAGGTGCAACTATTAAGAAAAAAGAAGATACTTA
- the rpsL gene encoding 30S ribosomal protein S12, whose translation MPTLSQLVKKGRQTLTEKKKSPALQGNPQRRGVCIRVYTTTPKKPNSALRKVARVKLTNGIEVTCYIPGEGHNLQEHSIVLVRGGRTKDLPGVRYKIIRGALDTAGVAKRKQGRSKYGAKNA comes from the coding sequence ATGCCTACTCTAAGTCAATTAGTAAAAAAAGGAAGACAAACATTAACTGAGAAGAAAAAATCTCCAGCTTTACAAGGTAACCCACAAAGAAGAGGGGTTTGTATAAGAGTATATACAACTACACCTAAAAAACCTAACTCAGCTTTAAGAAAAGTTGCCAGAGTAAAATTAACAAATGGAATCGAAGTTACTTGTTATATTCCTGGTGAAGGACATAACTTACAAGAACACTCAATCGTTCTAGTAAGAGGTGGAAGAACAAAGGATTTACCAGGGGTTAGATATAAAATCATTAGAGGTGCATTAGATACTGCTGGTGTTGCAAAGAGAAAACAAGGTAGATCTAAGTACGGAGCTAAAAACGCATAA
- a CDS encoding DUF2262 domain-containing protein → MDLKEIKKVFENSNFFSKIFIEDDFEISGLINLWNRNNIDISIEFNSDYADDIDFYKTSLKLIEEKLNWINENKKLICKTFIEDEGIFYGLNDEIEKELSKKGKAKIGNLEFSAPLTEEEFTNSLYITYINFYIEDEKNINCNFDLDCEPDYLFGHLANIKIDENNDILMSGING, encoded by the coding sequence ATGGATTTAAAAGAAATAAAAAAAGTCTTTGAAAATAGTAATTTTTTTTCAAAAATTTTTATTGAAGATGATTTTGAAATAAGTGGATTAATTAATCTTTGGAATAGAAATAATATTGATATTTCAATAGAGTTTAACTCTGATTATGCTGATGATATTGATTTTTATAAAACTTCATTAAAATTAATTGAAGAAAAATTAAATTGGATAAATGAAAATAAAAAGTTAATATGTAAAACTTTTATTGAAGATGAGGGAATATTCTATGGCTTAAATGATGAAATTGAAAAAGAACTTTCTAAAAAAGGAAAAGCTAAAATTGGTAATTTAGAGTTTTCAGCTCCTCTTACAGAAGAAGAATTTACTAATTCATTGTATATCACATATATTAATTTTTATATAGAAGATGAAAAAAATATAAATTGTAATTTTGATTTAGATTGTGAGCCAGATTATCTTTTTGGACATCTTGCTAATATTAAAATAGATGAAAATAATGACATTTTAATGTCTGGAATTAATGGATAA